Proteins from one Ahaetulla prasina isolate Xishuangbanna chromosome 2, ASM2864084v1, whole genome shotgun sequence genomic window:
- the GRXCR2 gene encoding glutaredoxin domain-containing cysteine-rich protein 2 gives MDEFQKKSNQKHDTRSRKVRFKISSAYSGRVLKQMYEDGQELEIPAEDYSHNGQSWNFEPRNNLLGIRENPDHSFYPSAKLNAQRISVFREGNKYTLTSNSSLLNDDKADGHMHPRILDFGRIIIYTSNLKIIRTPLSKKELMQRIMQSEGVDDCSFMNSEGRGGSSSIQSNGNINSDETESGHNQHVWVCVNRYEGKLFNQAFVFQEDNEENSCSQCKGSGSAPCAVCHGSKFSMLANRFKESYRALRCPACNENGQQPCQICV, from the exons ATGGATGAGTTCCAGAAGAAATCCAACCAAAAGCATGATACAAGATCCCGAAAAGTAAGATTCAAAATTTCCTCAGCTTACAGTGGTCGAGTCTTAAAACAAATGTATGAAGATGGGCAAGAGCTTGAAATCCCAGCAGAAGACTACTCTCATAATGGTCAGTCCTGGAATTTTGAACCCCGAAACAATTTATTGGGGATTAGAGAAAACCCAGATCACAGCTTTTATCCATCAGCTAAACTGAATGCCCAGAGGATCAGTGTATTCAGAGAAGGGAACAAATACACTCTCACAAGTAACTCTTCCCTTCTAAATGACGACAAGGCTGATGGTCATATG CATCCTCGCATTTTAGATTTTGGAAGGATTATAATCTATACTAGTAATCTAAAAATAATCCGGACACCACTGAGCAAGAAAGAGCTAATGCAAAGAATCATGCAAAGTGAAGGTGTTGATGATTGTTCCTTCATGAACtctgaaggaagaggaggaagtagcaGCATTCAAAGCAATGGAAACATAAACAGTGATGAAACTGAATCAGGCCACAACCAACATGTTTGG GTTTGTGTGAATCGATACGAAGGAAAATTGTTTAATCAAGCCTTTGTATTTCAGGAAGACAACGAGGAGAACAGCTGCTCACAGTGTAAAGGATCAGGCTCTGCCCCCTGTGCTGTGTGTCATGGAAGCAAGTTTTCAATGTTGGCTAATCGGTTTAAAGAGTCATACAGAGCTCTGCGATGCCCTGCCTGTAATGAAAACGGGCAGCAGCCTTGCCAGATTTGTGTTTAG